In one window of Kitasatospora sp. MMS16-BH015 DNA:
- a CDS encoding rodlet layer protein: MLKKTFATAGLVAAAVAAAAVPANAIGNADGSAASIEGNGGTNATGTWGNHSPNFHFLDNPNICFPEIHNVGVAVLGVAVPVEVQALNNQPKQTCVVGQSTAGSGDGGVSHLVG; this comes from the coding sequence ATGCTCAAGAAGACTTTCGCGACCGCCGGTCTGGTCGCGGCTGCGGTGGCCGCCGCGGCCGTGCCCGCCAACGCGATCGGCAACGCCGACGGCTCGGCGGCCTCGATCGAGGGCAACGGCGGCACCAACGCGACCGGCACCTGGGGCAACCACAGCCCGAACTTCCACTTCCTCGACAACCCGAACATCTGCTTCCCCGAGATCCACAACGTCGGTGTCGCGGTGCTCGGCGTCGCGGTGCCGGTCGAGGTCCAGGCCCTGAACAACCAGCCGAAGCAGACCTGCGTGGTCGGCCAGAGCACCGCCGGCAGCGGCGATGGCGGCGTCTCCCACCTGGTCGGCTGA
- a CDS encoding chaplin, translating to MSIKKAAAVGAAVAGLVAAGAGSAMASSEAEGVTAGSPGVISGNSIQVPVHVPVNLCGNTVSVIGALNPAFGNSCANVG from the coding sequence ATGAGCATCAAGAAGGCTGCCGCCGTCGGCGCCGCTGTCGCCGGTCTGGTCGCGGCCGGTGCCGGCTCGGCCATGGCGAGCTCCGAGGCGGAGGGCGTCACCGCCGGCTCCCCCGGTGTCATCTCCGGCAACAGCATCCAGGTCCCGGTTCACGTTCCGGTCAACCTGTGCGGCAACACCGTCAGCGTCATCGGCGCCCTGAACCCGGCGTTCGGCAACTCCTGCGCCAACGTCGGCTGA
- a CDS encoding glutamyl-tRNA reductase, protein MSLLVVGLSHRTTPVGVLERAALTGETPALLLRDAAANETVGEVALVNTCNRIELYADVEKFHAGVAELSLLLSHHSGVGLEELTSHLYVHYEDRAVHHIFSVACGLDSMVVGEGQILGQLRDALARAQEEHTAGRGLNELFQTALRVGKRAHSETGIDKAGQSLVTFGLDQIAKGAGEIAGKRALVVGAGSMSSLAAATLVRAGVSELLISNRTPERAERLAANLGGAAQAVAVQVVDWAKTAEAMAEVDLVISCTGAAGVVITAGQVAAAVERRTADTPLAFLDLAMPRDVDHAVHELPGALLVDLESLSEADAATPGAGDVDAVTGIVADEVTAFGAAQRAARIAPTVVALRAMASEVVLSELGRLNTRLPGLDERIRAEVSQTVKRVVDKLLHAPTVRVKQLAAEPGGAGYADALRELFDLDLAAVQAVSGTPIGAQAGPSSTATPAGGTR, encoded by the coding sequence ATGAGTCTTCTCGTCGTTGGGCTGAGCCACCGCACGACCCCCGTCGGCGTGCTGGAGCGTGCCGCGCTGACCGGTGAGACCCCGGCCCTGCTGCTGCGCGACGCCGCCGCCAACGAGACGGTCGGCGAGGTCGCGCTGGTCAACACCTGCAACCGGATCGAGCTCTACGCCGACGTGGAGAAGTTCCACGCGGGCGTGGCCGAGCTCTCCCTGCTGCTCTCGCACCACAGCGGCGTCGGCCTGGAGGAGCTCACCTCCCACCTCTACGTGCACTACGAGGACCGCGCCGTCCACCACATCTTCTCGGTGGCCTGCGGCCTGGACTCGATGGTGGTCGGCGAGGGCCAGATCCTCGGCCAGCTGCGCGACGCGCTGGCCCGGGCGCAGGAGGAGCACACCGCCGGGCGCGGACTGAACGAGCTGTTCCAGACCGCGCTGCGGGTCGGCAAGCGGGCGCACAGCGAGACCGGCATCGACAAGGCCGGCCAGTCGCTGGTCACCTTCGGGCTGGACCAGATCGCCAAGGGCGCCGGGGAGATCGCCGGCAAGCGGGCCCTGGTGGTCGGGGCCGGCTCGATGAGCTCGCTGGCCGCCGCCACGCTGGTCCGGGCCGGGGTGTCCGAACTGCTGATCTCCAACCGCACGCCCGAGCGGGCCGAGCGGCTGGCCGCCAACCTGGGCGGGGCCGCCCAGGCGGTGGCCGTCCAGGTGGTGGACTGGGCCAAGACCGCCGAGGCGATGGCCGAGGTCGACCTGGTGATCTCCTGCACCGGCGCGGCCGGCGTGGTGATCACCGCCGGGCAGGTGGCCGCCGCCGTCGAGCGCCGGACGGCCGACACCCCGCTCGCCTTCCTCGACCTGGCGATGCCGCGCGACGTGGACCACGCGGTGCACGAGCTGCCCGGCGCGCTGCTGGTCGACCTGGAGAGCCTCTCCGAGGCCGACGCCGCCACGCCCGGCGCGGGCGACGTGGACGCCGTCACCGGCATCGTCGCCGACGAGGTGACCGCCTTCGGCGCGGCCCAGCGGGCCGCCCGGATCGCGCCCACCGTGGTCGCGCTGCGCGCGATGGCCTCCGAGGTGGTGCTGAGCGAGCTCGGCCGCCTCAACACCCGGCTGCCCGGCCTGGACGAGCGGATCCGGGCCGAGGTCTCGCAGACCGTCAAGCGGGTCGTCGACAAGCTGCTGCACGCCCCCACCGTGCGGGTCAAGCAGCTGGCCGCCGAGCCGGGCGGCGCCGGGTACGCCGACGCCCTGCGCGAACTGTTCGACCTGGACCTCGCGGCGGTGCAGGCTGTGTCCGGCACCCCGATCGGTGCCCAGGCCGGGCCCAGCAGTACCGCCACCCCCGCGGGAGGCACCAGATGA
- a CDS encoding rodlet layer protein — translation MIKKAFATLGVAAAGLAMAAAPAMAIGDSDGSATSLQGNGGTNATGTQGNHSPNFHTLDNPNLCLPEVHNIAVGAAIGLAIPVEVPVLNNKPTQQCVVGQNTIGSGDGGVSHLIG, via the coding sequence ATGATCAAGAAGGCGTTCGCCACCCTGGGCGTTGCCGCTGCCGGTCTGGCCATGGCCGCCGCCCCCGCGATGGCCATCGGCGACTCGGACGGCTCCGCCACCTCCCTCCAGGGCAACGGCGGCACCAACGCGACCGGCACCCAGGGCAACCACAGCCCGAACTTCCACACCCTCGACAACCCGAACCTCTGCCTGCCCGAGGTTCACAACATCGCGGTCGGCGCGGCCATCGGCCTGGCGATCCCGGTCGAGGTCCCGGTCCTCAACAACAAGCCGACCCAGCAGTGCGTCGTCGGCCAGAACACCATCGGCTCGGGCGACGGTGGCGTCAGCCACCTGATCGGCTGA
- a CDS encoding DUF4291 domain-containing protein, translating to MPTPVRQIRAAHDARTITVYQAFCPEIAGPAAETGRFPAEFSRERMTWIKPSFLWMMHRSDWGRSSGQQRVLAVTIHRDGFEWALGQAELSGYDASVHRSREEWRRAVRRSEVRVQWDPERNLAMQPQRHRSLQLGLRGEAVRRYAEEWITGIEDVSALAEQVRVERRPELLPAERPYPLPAQLAVRIGADG from the coding sequence ATGCCCACCCCCGTACGCCAGATCAGAGCCGCCCACGACGCCCGGACGATCACGGTCTACCAGGCGTTCTGCCCCGAGATCGCCGGGCCGGCGGCGGAGACCGGGCGCTTCCCGGCGGAGTTCAGCCGGGAGCGGATGACCTGGATCAAGCCCTCCTTCCTCTGGATGATGCACCGCAGCGATTGGGGCCGCAGCAGCGGCCAGCAGCGCGTGCTGGCCGTCACCATCCACCGGGACGGGTTCGAATGGGCGCTCGGGCAGGCGGAGTTGAGCGGGTACGACGCCTCGGTGCACCGCTCGCGGGAGGAGTGGCGGCGGGCCGTGCGGCGCTCCGAGGTGCGGGTGCAGTGGGATCCGGAGCGCAATCTGGCGATGCAGCCGCAGCGCCACCGTTCGCTCCAACTCGGCCTGCGCGGCGAGGCGGTGCGGCGGTACGCGGAGGAGTGGATCACCGGCATCGAGGACGTCAGCGCGCTCGCCGAGCAGGTCCGGGTGGAGCGCCGCCCGGAGTTGCTGCCGGCCGAGCGGCCCTACCCGCTGCCCGCGCAGCTGGCCGTGCGGATCGGGGCCGACGGCTGA
- a CDS encoding chaplin, whose protein sequence is MRDLKKTAVLSLAAAGLVLAGAGSAIASSEAEGVTAGSPGVISGNSIQVPVHIPVNVCGNSVDVIGLLNPAFGNSCANVG, encoded by the coding sequence ATGCGTGACCTCAAGAAGACCGCCGTCCTCTCCCTCGCCGCCGCCGGCCTGGTGCTGGCCGGTGCCGGCTCCGCCATCGCCTCCTCCGAGGCCGAGGGCGTCACCGCCGGCTCCCCCGGCGTGATCTCCGGCAACAGCATCCAGGTGCCGGTGCACATCCCGGTCAACGTCTGCGGCAACAGCGTCGACGTGATCGGCCTGCTCAACCCGGCGTTCGGCAACTCCTGCGCCAACGTCGGCTGA
- the hemC gene encoding hydroxymethylbilane synthase, whose amino-acid sequence MNGQESAAPLRLGTRRSALAMAQSGMVAREVSRVTGRPVELVEITTYGDTSREALAQIGGTGVFVSALRDALLAGEIDLAVHSLKDLPTAAPAGLILAAVPEREDSRDALVARDGLTLEELVEKLAGHTARIGTGSPRRMAQLNAWAAARGAALETVAIRGNVDTRIGYVTKGELDAVVLATAGLNRLGRSADLTEHLDPELMLPAPGQGALAVECLAPDLARELAALDHAPTRAAVTAERALLAALEAGCSAPVAALAAWEGTELRLEGVVGTVDGATLLKMTATGPLVLDETAERQATALGHALAARLLEAGAATLMGERAR is encoded by the coding sequence ATGAATGGTCAAGAGTCAGCCGCGCCACTGCGCCTCGGCACCCGCCGCAGCGCCCTCGCGATGGCGCAGTCGGGCATGGTCGCCCGCGAGGTCTCCCGGGTGACCGGGCGGCCCGTCGAGCTGGTGGAGATCACCACCTACGGCGACACCTCGCGCGAGGCCCTGGCCCAGATCGGCGGCACCGGCGTCTTCGTCTCCGCACTGCGCGACGCGCTGCTCGCGGGCGAGATCGACCTGGCCGTGCACTCCCTCAAGGACCTGCCCACCGCCGCCCCCGCGGGCCTGATCCTGGCCGCCGTGCCGGAGCGCGAGGACTCGCGCGACGCGCTGGTGGCCCGGGACGGGCTGACCCTGGAGGAGCTGGTCGAGAAGCTGGCCGGGCACACCGCCCGGATCGGCACCGGCTCCCCGCGCCGGATGGCCCAGCTCAACGCCTGGGCCGCCGCGCGCGGCGCCGCCCTCGAGACGGTGGCGATCCGCGGCAACGTGGACACCCGGATCGGCTACGTCACCAAGGGCGAGCTGGACGCCGTGGTGCTCGCCACCGCCGGCCTCAACCGGCTCGGCCGCAGCGCCGACCTCACCGAGCACCTTGACCCCGAGCTGATGCTCCCGGCGCCCGGCCAGGGTGCGCTCGCCGTCGAGTGCCTCGCCCCGGACCTGGCCCGCGAGCTCGCCGCCCTCGACCACGCCCCCACCCGGGCCGCCGTCACCGCCGAGCGCGCCCTGCTGGCCGCGCTGGAGGCGGGCTGCTCCGCCCCCGTGGCCGCGCTCGCGGCCTGGGAGGGCACCGAACTGCGGCTGGAGGGCGTGGTCGGCACCGTCGACGGCGCCACCCTGCTGAAGATGACCGCCACTGGCCCGCTTGTCCTCGACGAGACGGCCGAACGGCAGGCGACGGCCCTCGGCCACGCGCTCGCCGCCCGGCTGCTCGAAGCGGGCGCGGCCACTCTGATGGGGGAGCGAGCCCGATGA
- a CDS encoding RICIN domain-containing protein, translating to MNRSKPRALLTAAGLTAAFALAAFPNAVAAQASSSSVRTDRPAAIVALGDSAISGEGAGTDTSDAYQTGTDTPTNYCHRHDKSEIYVTGIAGVAPIDLACSGAQTGDLVSDPELAKVTGGGSGDFGEPKQDVKLAQTAAQYNVKMVVVTIGANDDFDFSGIMLSCLAQYFPIPQSQGCRDTIGSDSIRQRAVRVIPKVVAALTDVRNTMRTAGYDDSSYQLVFQSYFTPITPDIRRNDYVGKVADGCPAFPEDLAWGHNWVVPQLSDALRTAASQVPGVRYLDQRRVSYGHEVCAEWTSSPYEYTNGDVIDTSEKTRNGCDSPISIPGVCMNMVRQSYHLRVAGYRGEGACLAQFYQQPGQQEAFCTLNQQDGTSIEPLTPGLPFPDKPEDGAWYQLTNLATGKVLDLSGGGTYGDSTNGRAAIVYPAAGSLNQSFVFEAKAGGSYELDFSGNRNMCLDATGGSTAPGTKLEQWGCNGGGNQHWVFKQTATGVYELADSQDQSKVATAGPATDGQGNPLVALAADTGSTAQQWQLTKLGIVYLHG from the coding sequence GTGAACAGGTCCAAACCCCGTGCGCTGCTCACCGCGGCCGGTCTGACAGCCGCCTTCGCCCTCGCCGCCTTCCCGAACGCGGTTGCCGCCCAGGCGAGTTCGTCCTCCGTCCGGACCGACCGACCGGCTGCGATCGTCGCGCTCGGCGACAGCGCGATATCCGGCGAGGGCGCCGGTACGGACACGAGCGACGCGTACCAGACCGGCACCGACACCCCCACCAACTACTGTCACCGGCACGACAAGTCGGAGATCTACGTGACCGGCATCGCCGGGGTCGCCCCGATCGACCTGGCCTGTTCCGGGGCCCAGACCGGCGACCTGGTCAGCGACCCCGAGCTGGCCAAGGTGACCGGCGGCGGCAGCGGCGACTTCGGCGAGCCCAAGCAGGACGTCAAGCTCGCCCAGACCGCGGCCCAGTACAACGTGAAGATGGTGGTCGTCACCATCGGCGCCAACGACGACTTCGACTTCAGCGGCATCATGCTCAGCTGCCTGGCCCAGTACTTCCCGATCCCGCAGTCCCAGGGCTGCCGGGACACCATCGGCAGCGACTCGATCCGCCAGCGCGCCGTCAGGGTGATCCCCAAGGTGGTCGCCGCCCTCACCGACGTGCGCAACACCATGCGCACCGCCGGGTACGACGACTCCTCGTACCAGCTGGTCTTCCAGTCCTACTTCACCCCGATCACCCCGGACATCCGGCGCAACGACTACGTCGGCAAGGTCGCCGACGGCTGCCCGGCCTTCCCCGAGGACCTGGCCTGGGGGCACAACTGGGTGGTGCCGCAGCTGAGCGACGCGCTGCGGACGGCCGCCTCCCAGGTGCCCGGGGTGCGCTACCTCGACCAGCGCCGGGTCAGCTACGGCCACGAGGTCTGCGCGGAGTGGACCAGCTCGCCGTACGAGTACACCAACGGCGACGTGATCGACACCTCGGAGAAGACCCGGAACGGCTGCGACTCCCCGATCTCCATCCCGGGCGTCTGCATGAACATGGTGCGGCAGTCGTACCACCTGCGGGTCGCCGGCTACCGCGGTGAGGGCGCCTGCCTGGCGCAGTTCTACCAACAGCCCGGCCAGCAGGAGGCGTTCTGCACGCTGAACCAGCAGGACGGCACCTCGATCGAACCGCTCACCCCCGGCCTGCCCTTCCCGGACAAGCCCGAGGACGGCGCCTGGTACCAGCTCACCAACCTGGCCACCGGCAAGGTGCTCGACCTCTCCGGCGGCGGCACCTACGGGGACAGCACCAACGGGCGGGCCGCGATCGTCTACCCGGCCGCCGGCAGCCTGAACCAGTCCTTCGTCTTCGAGGCCAAGGCCGGCGGCAGCTACGAGCTGGACTTCAGCGGCAACCGCAACATGTGCCTGGACGCCACCGGCGGGTCCACCGCCCCCGGCACCAAGCTCGAGCAGTGGGGCTGCAACGGCGGCGGCAACCAGCACTGGGTGTTCAAGCAGACCGCCACCGGGGTCTACGAACTCGCCGACTCCCAGGACCAGTCCAAGGTGGCCACGGCCGGCCCGGCCACCGACGGCCAGGGCAACCCGCTGGTCGCGCTGGCCGCCGACACCGGCTCCACCGCGCAGCAGTGGCAGCTGACCAAGCTCGGCATCGTCTACCTGCACGGCTAG
- the lysA gene encoding diaminopimelate decarboxylase, whose amino-acid sequence MSGADGFARGGFPGDLDGARLAGLAERYATPAWVYDAGVIRAQIERLRGFDVIRFAQKACSNVHLLRLMREQGVAVDAVSLGEIERALLAGYRPGGADEPVVFTADLLDRATLRRVVELGIPVNAGSPQMLDQLGRVAPGHPVWIRINPGFGHGHSRKTNTGGEQSKHGIWHEHLAGALALVAEHRLDLVGLHMHIGSGVDYGHLEAVCETMLKQARLTGHDLRAISAGGGLSVPYAPGQPEVDTERYFRIWDAARRELAAELGHPVRLEIEPGRFLVAGSGVLLTEVRAQKPVGSNHFVLVDAGFNDLMRPAMYGSHHRVSLLDPAGAPLTAPLRDTVLAGPLCESGDVFTQVEGGEVEPVPLPVCEVGDLAVFHDTGAYGASMSSTYNSRPLIPEILVDGAETRLIRRRQTVAELLALETGC is encoded by the coding sequence ATGAGCGGTGCGGACGGCTTTGCGCGTGGCGGCTTCCCGGGAGACCTGGACGGCGCGCGGCTGGCCGGGCTGGCCGAGCGGTACGCGACGCCCGCCTGGGTCTACGACGCCGGGGTGATCCGGGCCCAGATCGAGCGGCTGCGCGGCTTCGACGTGATCCGGTTCGCGCAGAAGGCCTGCTCCAACGTGCACCTGCTGCGGCTGATGCGCGAGCAGGGCGTGGCGGTGGACGCCGTCTCGCTGGGCGAGATCGAGCGGGCCCTGCTGGCCGGCTACCGGCCCGGCGGCGCGGACGAGCCGGTGGTCTTCACCGCCGACCTGCTCGACCGGGCCACCCTGCGCCGGGTGGTCGAGCTCGGCATACCCGTCAACGCGGGCTCCCCGCAGATGCTCGACCAGCTCGGCCGGGTCGCCCCCGGCCACCCGGTCTGGATCCGGATCAACCCCGGCTTCGGGCACGGCCACAGCCGCAAGACCAACACCGGCGGCGAGCAGAGCAAGCACGGCATCTGGCACGAACACCTGGCCGGGGCCCTCGCCCTGGTCGCCGAGCACCGGCTCGACCTGGTCGGCCTGCACATGCACATCGGCTCGGGCGTGGACTACGGCCACCTGGAGGCCGTCTGCGAGACGATGCTCAAGCAGGCCCGGCTCACCGGCCACGACCTGCGGGCGATCTCGGCCGGCGGCGGGCTCTCGGTGCCGTACGCGCCCGGGCAGCCCGAGGTGGACACCGAGCGGTACTTCCGGATCTGGGACGCGGCCCGCCGCGAGCTGGCGGCCGAACTCGGCCACCCGGTACGGCTGGAGATCGAGCCGGGCCGCTTCCTGGTGGCCGGCTCGGGCGTGCTGCTGACCGAGGTGCGGGCCCAGAAGCCGGTCGGCAGCAACCACTTCGTGCTGGTCGACGCCGGGTTCAACGACCTGATGCGGCCCGCGATGTACGGCAGCCACCACCGGGTCTCACTGCTCGACCCGGCCGGCGCGCCGCTCACCGCCCCGCTGCGCGACACCGTGCTGGCCGGCCCGCTCTGCGAATCCGGAGACGTCTTCACCCAGGTCGAGGGCGGCGAGGTGGAGCCGGTGCCGCTGCCGGTCTGCGAGGTCGGTGATCTGGCCGTCTTCCACGACACCGGCGCCTACGGCGCCTCGATGTCCTCGACCTACAACTCCCGCCCGCTCATCCCGGAGATCCTGGTGGACGGCGCCGAGACACGGCTGATCCGCCGTCGGCAGACGGTGGCGGAGCTGCTCGCGCTGGAGACCGGCTGCTGA
- a CDS encoding chaplin, whose translation MQNVKKAAVLSAAAAGLVLAGAGSALASSEAEGVTANSPGVASGNSIQVPVHIPVNLCGNSVNVIGLLNPAFGNSCANVDAGDEDC comes from the coding sequence ATGCAGAACGTGAAGAAGGCCGCCGTCCTCTCCGCCGCCGCCGCGGGCCTGGTGCTGGCCGGTGCCGGCTCGGCGCTGGCCTCCTCCGAGGCGGAGGGCGTCACCGCCAACTCCCCCGGTGTCGCCTCGGGCAACAGCATCCAGGTGCCGGTGCACATCCCGGTCAACCTGTGCGGCAACAGCGTGAACGTGATCGGCCTGCTCAACCCGGCGTTCGGCAACTCCTGCGCCAACGTGGACGCCGGCGACGAGGACTGCTGA
- a CDS encoding chaplin, which yields MRKLAYGAFGSAATAALLLGGAAAASAHHAHGASAEAATVNSPGVIAGNTVQVPVHIPVNLCGNTVSVIGALNPAFGNSCANVS from the coding sequence ATGCGCAAGCTCGCCTACGGCGCGTTCGGCTCCGCGGCCACCGCGGCCCTGCTGCTCGGCGGCGCCGCTGCCGCTTCGGCCCACCACGCCCACGGCGCGTCGGCCGAGGCCGCCACGGTGAACTCCCCCGGTGTCATCGCCGGCAACACCGTCCAGGTGCCGGTGCACATCCCGGTCAACCTCTGCGGCAACACGGTCAGCGTGATCGGCGCGCTGAACCCGGCGTTCGGCAACTCCTGCGCCAACGTCTCCTGA
- a CDS encoding bifunctional uroporphyrinogen-III C-methyltransferase/uroporphyrinogen-III synthase — MSPTAATSPTSTPATPAGRCTFLGAGPGDPGLLTLRAVEVLASADILIADPLTAAAVRTHCPSGVQVHTPCDEDGLDVAKLVAEAVRAGRHVVRTVDGDPGLDGCAAEEMLRCAQAEIAFEVVPGVAQSVGVPAYAGVPLRGSQGADVRFVDGAALLAGALVDLGAPETTLVVRTTLGQLPATANALVAQGRKPDAALCATLSGTTTRQRTFTATLATIAADLKAARVLPSPVSAPVDPATSVIAVVGEQVAHRSSYSWFETKPLFGWNVLVPRTKEQAHGLSDQLRGYGAVPQEVPTIAVEPPRTPQQMERAIKGLVTGRYEWIAFTSVNAVRAVREKFEEYGLDARAFAGIKVAAVGETTAQALVDFGVKPDLVPSGEQSAAGLLEDWPPYDPVFDPIDRVLLPRADIATETLVAGLVELGWEVDDVTAYRTVRASPPPAETREAIKGGGFDAVLFTSSSTVRNLVGIAGKPHNVTIIACIGPATAKTAEEHGLRVDVMAPAPSAAALAQALAEFGAGRRDTAVAAGEPVYRPSERRPGSRRKAR, encoded by the coding sequence ATGAGCCCCACCGCCGCCACCAGCCCGACCAGCACGCCGGCCACCCCGGCCGGTCGCTGCACCTTCCTCGGAGCCGGCCCCGGTGACCCCGGGCTGCTCACCCTGCGCGCGGTCGAGGTGCTCGCCTCCGCCGACATCCTGATCGCCGACCCGCTCACCGCCGCCGCCGTGCGCACCCACTGCCCCAGCGGCGTCCAGGTGCACACCCCGTGCGACGAGGACGGCCTGGACGTGGCCAAGCTGGTCGCCGAGGCGGTCCGCGCGGGCCGCCACGTCGTCCGCACCGTCGACGGCGACCCGGGCCTGGACGGCTGCGCGGCCGAGGAGATGCTCCGCTGCGCCCAGGCCGAGATCGCCTTCGAGGTCGTCCCCGGCGTGGCCCAGTCCGTCGGCGTCCCGGCCTACGCCGGCGTGCCGCTGCGCGGCAGCCAGGGCGCGGACGTGCGCTTCGTGGACGGCGCGGCGCTGCTCGCGGGCGCCCTGGTCGACCTCGGCGCGCCGGAGACCACCCTGGTCGTCCGCACCACGCTCGGCCAGCTGCCCGCCACCGCCAACGCGCTGGTCGCCCAGGGCCGCAAGCCCGACGCCGCGCTCTGCGCGACGCTCTCCGGCACCACCACCCGCCAGCGCACCTTCACCGCGACGCTCGCGACCATCGCCGCCGACCTGAAGGCAGCCCGCGTGCTGCCCTCCCCGGTCTCGGCCCCGGTCGACCCCGCCACCTCGGTCATAGCCGTGGTCGGCGAGCAGGTCGCACACCGGTCCTCGTACTCCTGGTTCGAGACCAAGCCGCTGTTCGGCTGGAACGTCCTGGTGCCCCGCACCAAGGAGCAGGCCCACGGCCTCTCCGACCAGCTCCGGGGCTACGGCGCCGTGCCGCAGGAGGTGCCGACCATCGCGGTCGAGCCGCCGCGCACCCCGCAGCAGATGGAGCGGGCGATCAAGGGCCTGGTGACCGGCCGCTACGAGTGGATCGCCTTCACCTCGGTCAACGCCGTGCGGGCCGTCCGCGAGAAGTTCGAGGAGTACGGCCTCGACGCCCGCGCCTTCGCCGGCATCAAGGTCGCCGCCGTCGGCGAGACCACCGCCCAGGCCCTGGTCGACTTCGGCGTGAAGCCCGACCTCGTCCCGAGCGGCGAGCAGTCGGCCGCCGGCCTGCTGGAGGACTGGCCGCCGTACGACCCGGTCTTCGACCCGATCGACCGCGTGCTGCTGCCGCGCGCCGACATCGCCACCGAGACCCTGGTGGCCGGCCTGGTCGAGCTCGGCTGGGAGGTGGACGACGTGACGGCCTACCGCACCGTCCGCGCCTCGCCCCCGCCGGCCGAGACCCGCGAGGCGATCAAGGGCGGCGGCTTCGACGCCGTGCTCTTCACTTCGTCCTCGACGGTCCGCAACCTCGTGGGCATCGCCGGCAAGCCGCACAACGTCACGATCATCGCCTGCATCGGCCCGGCCACGGCGAAGACCGCCGAGGAGCACGGCCTGCGGGTGGACGTGATGGCGCCGGCGCCCAGCGCTGCCGCTCTGGCGCAGGCGCTGGCCGAGTTCGGCGCCGGACGGCGGGATACTGCTGTGGCGGCCGGTGAGCCGGTCTACCGTCCGAGCGAGCGGCGCCCGGGTTCCCGGAGGAAGGCGCGCTAG
- the hemB gene encoding porphobilinogen synthase encodes MPAQFPYVRPRRLRQSPAMRRLVAETRLHPAELILPAFVREGITEPKPIGSMPGVVQHTRDTLRRAAVEAAEAGLGGIMLFGVPEVQDAIGSEGTNPEGILQLAIRDVVSEVGDALVVMSDLCLDEYTDHGHCGVLAEDGSVDNDATLKRYEEMALVQAEAGVHLVGPSGMMDGQIGVIRRALDEAGYQDTGILAYTAKYASAFFGPFREAVGSSLKGDRKSYQQDPANARESLRELEQDVAEGADLVMVKPAMAYLDILRQVADASPVPVAAYQVSGEYAMVEAAAANGWVDRERMIMETLTSIRRAGAEQILTYWAVEAARML; translated from the coding sequence GTGCCTGCTCAGTTCCCTTACGTTCGCCCGCGTCGGCTCCGGCAGAGCCCGGCCATGCGGCGGCTGGTCGCCGAGACCAGGCTGCATCCGGCCGAGCTGATCCTGCCCGCTTTCGTCCGGGAGGGGATCACGGAGCCGAAGCCGATCGGCTCGATGCCGGGCGTCGTCCAGCACACCCGGGACACCCTGCGCCGCGCCGCCGTGGAGGCTGCGGAGGCCGGGCTGGGCGGGATCATGCTGTTCGGGGTGCCCGAGGTGCAGGATGCGATCGGGAGCGAGGGGACCAACCCGGAGGGGATCCTGCAGCTGGCGATCCGGGACGTGGTCTCGGAGGTCGGTGACGCCCTCGTCGTCATGTCGGACCTCTGCCTGGACGAGTACACCGACCACGGGCACTGCGGGGTGCTGGCCGAGGACGGCAGCGTGGACAACGACGCCACCCTCAAGCGGTACGAGGAGATGGCGCTGGTGCAGGCCGAGGCCGGGGTGCACCTGGTCGGGCCGTCCGGGATGATGGACGGTCAGATCGGCGTGATCCGGCGGGCGTTGGACGAGGCAGGCTACCAGGACACCGGGATCCTGGCCTACACGGCCAAGTACGCCTCGGCCTTCTTCGGGCCGTTCCGGGAGGCCGTGGGCTCCTCGCTCAAGGGCGACCGCAAGTCGTACCAGCAGGACCCGGCCAACGCGCGGGAGTCGCTGCGCGAGCTGGAGCAGGACGTGGCCGAGGGCGCCGACCTGGTGATGGTGAAGCCGGCCATGGCCTACCTGGACATCCTGCGGCAGGTGGCCGACGCCTCGCCGGTGCCGGTGGCCGCGTACCAGGTCTCCGGCGAGTACGCGATGGTCGAGGCGGCCGCCGCGAACGGCTGGGTGGACCGGGAGCGCATGATCATGGAGACGCTCACCTCGATCCGCCGCGCGGGCGCCGAGCAGATCCTCACCTACTGGGCGGTCGAGGCCGCCCGGATGCTCTGA